A single genomic interval of Fibrobacter sp. UWB4 harbors:
- a CDS encoding RluA family pseudouridine synthase — protein MNYIVEEKHNGERIDKFLVGVMENVSRTDVQKLIEAGEVKVGGGKVSKNFRVETGMAVVVEKMIEKESSTLEPEDIPLNIVYEDDDIVVINKPRNLVVHPGNGVSKGTLAAALLYHFKENLSTVNGPLRPGIVHRLDKDTPGLMVVAKNDAAHRHLAHQLETRTLHRTYNALVWGCPRDLEGTIDAPIGRNPKNRLKMAVVKGGKESRTHYVAKQFFAIATLLELQLESGRTHQIRVHSRYTGHPVVGDPLYDGRDESLNRVPPLMKPVAEKVLEIAPAQLLQAVKIELIHPRTNKKLTFKVPMEEPFANVLKLLKKECPASAPVYDEEEGFRDFDAQIRFDEDDEDFDEYAEPLEISPDEAAPVKERKTRAQRLAEKKATAAKRRAVAAERKLIKQMKAARRKGIAPEDFVEPGYEPTIDPELLE, from the coding sequence GACGTGCAGAAGCTGATTGAAGCGGGCGAAGTCAAGGTCGGCGGTGGCAAAGTCTCCAAGAACTTCCGCGTAGAAACGGGGATGGCGGTTGTCGTTGAAAAGATGATCGAGAAGGAATCTTCGACGCTTGAACCCGAAGATATTCCGCTGAACATCGTTTACGAAGATGACGATATCGTGGTCATCAACAAGCCGCGCAATTTGGTGGTGCACCCGGGTAATGGTGTGAGCAAGGGAACGCTTGCTGCAGCTCTCCTGTACCACTTCAAGGAAAATCTTTCGACTGTGAACGGTCCGCTCCGTCCGGGTATTGTTCATCGCTTGGACAAGGATACGCCGGGGCTTATGGTGGTCGCGAAAAACGATGCCGCTCACAGGCATTTGGCGCATCAGCTTGAAACGCGTACGCTCCATCGCACGTACAATGCGCTTGTGTGGGGTTGCCCGCGTGACCTCGAAGGAACGATTGACGCTCCGATTGGCCGTAACCCGAAGAATCGTCTCAAGATGGCTGTGGTGAAGGGCGGTAAGGAAAGCCGTACGCATTACGTTGCGAAGCAGTTCTTTGCGATTGCAACGCTTTTGGAATTGCAACTGGAATCGGGACGTACGCACCAGATTCGCGTACATAGCCGTTACACGGGCCATCCGGTCGTGGGCGATCCGCTCTACGATGGTCGCGATGAAAGCTTGAACCGCGTGCCGCCTCTGATGAAGCCGGTTGCTGAGAAGGTTCTTGAAATTGCTCCGGCGCAGCTTTTGCAGGCCGTGAAAATCGAACTCATTCATCCGCGCACGAACAAGAAGCTCACGTTCAAGGTTCCGATGGAAGAGCCGTTTGCAAATGTGCTCAAGCTCTTGAAGAAGGAATGTCCGGCGTCGGCGCCTGTGTATGACGAAGAAGAAGGCTTCCGCGATTTTGACGCGCAGATTCGCTTTGACGAAGATGATGAAGATTTTGACGAATACGCAGAACCGCTCGAAATCTCGCCGGATGAAGCCGCTCCCGTGAAGGAACGCAAGACTCGTGCCCAGCGCCTCGCCGAGAAAAAGGCGACTGCCGCCAAGCGCCGTGCCGTTGCTGCCGAACGCAAGCTCATCAAGCAGATGAAGGCCGCTCGCCGCAAGGGAATCGCCCCGGAAGATTTCGTGGAACCGGGTTACGAACCCACAATCGATCCTGAGCTGTTGGAATAA
- the murC gene encoding UDP-N-acetylmuramate--L-alanine ligase — MNESYFFIGVAGVGMSAIAQYLVGKGVAVSGSDRQFGEFLNGNAEKPLVMSQLEDCGIKCFAQDGSGVVEGLTAVVVSTAIENSNPDLKRAKELGVPVMHRSEMLAKISKEARTIAVSGTSGKSTVTAMIYHILEYAGLQPSVMTGAGLVNLQAQGKIGNAVSGKGEWLVAEVDESDGTLVRYEPEIGVILNIDKDHKEISELEQIFLKFSQNVLSAGHILIVNDAHPLAKKFSAGREFDFGYESYVSVQGIDFKSVGTHIQFRVRHGNELVKFEIPLPGKHNMENALAATAAALRAGVSLHTCADALSSFPGVFRRHQILGTFNGITLVDDFAHNPAKIAASIKSAQDFTEGRVIAWFQPHGFGPTRFLRKDLVDFIAKTLRPMDMDFDRKNDVMFFSEIYYAGGTVTRDISAGDLADDLILKGCEAIYIADRNECAKKMLEYAEPGDTILLMGARDPSLKEYACYVKQLLEDR; from the coding sequence ATGAACGAATCTTACTTCTTTATCGGTGTTGCGGGCGTGGGCATGAGTGCCATCGCGCAGTATTTGGTGGGCAAGGGCGTTGCCGTGAGCGGTAGCGACCGTCAGTTTGGCGAGTTCCTGAACGGAAATGCCGAAAAGCCGCTTGTCATGAGCCAACTCGAAGATTGCGGAATCAAGTGCTTTGCGCAGGATGGTTCCGGCGTTGTCGAAGGCCTTACCGCAGTTGTGGTGAGCACCGCTATTGAAAATTCGAATCCGGATTTGAAGCGCGCGAAGGAACTTGGCGTTCCGGTGATGCACCGCAGCGAAATGCTCGCGAAGATTTCGAAGGAAGCGCGCACGATTGCTGTTTCGGGCACGAGCGGAAAGTCAACGGTGACCGCGATGATTTACCACATCTTGGAATACGCTGGACTCCAGCCGTCCGTGATGACGGGTGCAGGTCTTGTAAACTTGCAGGCTCAGGGCAAGATTGGCAATGCTGTGAGTGGCAAGGGTGAATGGCTCGTTGCCGAAGTCGATGAAAGCGATGGAACGCTTGTTCGCTATGAACCGGAAATTGGCGTCATTTTGAATATCGACAAAGACCACAAGGAAATCTCTGAACTTGAACAAATTTTCCTCAAGTTCAGCCAGAACGTCTTGAGCGCAGGCCACATCTTGATTGTGAACGATGCGCATCCGCTTGCAAAGAAGTTCAGCGCAGGCCGTGAATTTGACTTTGGCTATGAAAGTTATGTGAGCGTCCAGGGAATTGACTTTAAGTCGGTCGGAACGCATATCCAGTTCCGTGTTCGCCATGGCAATGAACTTGTGAAGTTCGAAATTCCGCTGCCAGGCAAGCACAATATGGAAAATGCCTTGGCTGCGACTGCTGCTGCGCTCCGTGCAGGCGTTTCGCTCCACACATGCGCCGATGCGCTTTCGTCTTTCCCGGGCGTGTTCCGCCGTCACCAGATTCTTGGAACGTTCAACGGTATCACGCTTGTTGATGACTTTGCTCACAATCCGGCAAAGATTGCCGCGAGCATCAAGAGCGCCCAGGACTTTACCGAAGGCCGCGTGATTGCTTGGTTCCAGCCGCATGGCTTTGGTCCGACGCGATTCTTGCGCAAGGACTTGGTGGACTTTATCGCCAAAACGCTCCGCCCGATGGACATGGATTTTGACCGCAAGAACGATGTGATGTTCTTCAGCGAAATCTATTACGCTGGCGGAACGGTCACGCGTGACATTAGCGCAGGCGACCTTGCGGATGACTTGATTCTCAAGGGCTGCGAAGCGATTTACATTGCCGACCGCAACGAGTGCGCGAAGAAAATGCTAGAATATGCAGAGCCTGGCGATACGATTTTGCTGATGGGGGCAAGGGATCCTAGCTTAAAGGAATATGCATGTTACGTCAAACAACTTTTAGAAGATCGATAA
- a CDS encoding serine/threonine-protein kinase, with amino-acid sequence MEEVKATQSRKKVKDQLPSKIGGYKPIQALNSGAMGSLWLCRDPSLDRLVVAKRLNINLNQQDIYIKRFLQEGSILAHLNHPNIIQPYALWKDSDGNYTMSMEYVQGSSLKDLLLRNKRPPIWVVETILYELLSALSHAHRNGVTHRDLKPANMMIDKDGRVRLLDFGIAHTDTPLEIGKELTQTGCIIGTAAYMSPEQIMGEKVNYASDLFSVGIIACEMLIGENLFRGKDFEETRENILKMKFKPEVFPNDVPKPLRKFVLKLLNKRASKRPSSACDAANELADLMREYPRDMTPYIAEWADTVNEDQPVDSVMSPKPQKTTFKYGIGFLLGVVVAAIAFIGVQLAI; translated from the coding sequence ATGGAAGAGGTCAAGGCAACACAGTCCAGAAAGAAAGTCAAAGATCAGCTTCCGTCTAAAATAGGCGGATACAAGCCAATACAAGCTCTCAATAGCGGAGCCATGGGCAGTCTATGGCTTTGCAGGGACCCGTCCCTCGACAGGCTCGTCGTAGCGAAAAGGCTCAACATCAACCTGAACCAGCAGGACATCTACATCAAGAGATTCCTGCAAGAAGGGAGCATCCTCGCCCACCTGAATCATCCAAACATCATCCAGCCGTATGCCCTCTGGAAAGACAGCGACGGCAATTATACGATGTCGATGGAGTATGTACAAGGTTCAAGCCTCAAAGACTTGCTACTCAGGAACAAGCGACCGCCCATCTGGGTTGTTGAGACCATTTTATACGAACTCCTGAGCGCACTCAGCCATGCCCATAGAAACGGTGTCACCCACCGCGACTTGAAGCCCGCAAACATGATGATTGACAAAGACGGTCGTGTTCGCCTCCTGGACTTTGGCATCGCCCACACGGATACGCCACTCGAAATCGGCAAGGAACTTACGCAGACAGGCTGCATCATCGGTACCGCCGCCTACATGAGTCCCGAACAGATCATGGGCGAAAAGGTCAACTACGCAAGCGACCTCTTTAGCGTAGGCATCATCGCCTGCGAAATGCTCATCGGCGAGAACCTTTTCCGAGGCAAGGACTTCGAAGAAACGCGCGAAAACATCCTCAAGATGAAGTTCAAGCCAGAAGTCTTCCCGAACGATGTTCCCAAGCCGCTCCGCAAGTTCGTCTTGAAGCTGCTCAATAAACGTGCAAGCAAGCGCCCGTCCTCGGCCTGCGACGCCGCCAACGAGCTTGCCGACCTCATGAGGGAATACCCGCGCGACATGACCCCCTACATCGCCGAATGGGCCGATACGGTAAATGAAGACCAACCGGTCGATTCTGTGATGTCTCCGAAGCCGCAAAAAACTACATTTAAGTATGGAATAGGATTTTTACTAGGAGTGGTAGTTGCAGCCATCGCATTTATCGGTGTGCAGTTAGCTATCTAG
- a CDS encoding amidohydrolase → MDKKTILKSVFFDGAKRDILIVGNLFEKVTRPLEHADYEGAEIVDCSHFAIMPAFYNGHTHAAMSLLRGFADDMELHKWLNEYIWPTEAKLTADDIAVGSRLAILEMIKSGSVFFADMYWHREQTALAVEDMGIRAAIGVTFAEPLMSRDAWAKNVEFLKNHTGESERVQLVVMPHAVYTVGEEKTAELIELAHAENYKIHTHLSETTTEVKNCEEKFKCTPVEFWKRLGGLNSNFSAAHCTHFTASDRKIFAESGATAILNPCSNMKLNSGIPQVAEMIKDGMKLGLGTDGDSSNNNLDMQEEMKTIALLAKYLGTAETLPAEEALKMATYNVAQFFGINAGRIAEGYHADCLLIDLNNERMVPCYNIYSNWVYSANSSAIDSVMCNGKFVMRGRHVDGEEEILRNARECAARLASK, encoded by the coding sequence ATGGACAAAAAGACTATTCTAAAATCCGTTTTCTTTGATGGCGCAAAGCGCGACATCTTGATTGTCGGTAATCTCTTTGAAAAGGTCACGCGTCCGCTTGAACATGCCGATTACGAAGGCGCTGAAATTGTTGATTGCTCGCATTTTGCCATTATGCCTGCATTTTACAACGGCCATACGCATGCTGCAATGAGCTTGTTGCGCGGCTTTGCTGATGACATGGAACTCCACAAGTGGCTCAATGAATACATTTGGCCGACTGAAGCAAAACTCACGGCTGACGATATCGCTGTCGGTAGCCGCTTGGCGATTCTCGAAATGATCAAGTCGGGATCGGTTTTCTTTGCGGATATGTACTGGCATCGTGAACAAACTGCACTAGCTGTCGAAGATATGGGAATCCGTGCGGCGATTGGCGTTACGTTTGCAGAACCGCTGATGTCTAGGGATGCTTGGGCGAAGAACGTTGAATTCTTGAAAAATCACACGGGCGAATCGGAACGTGTACAGCTCGTAGTAATGCCTCATGCTGTTTATACAGTGGGCGAGGAAAAAACGGCTGAATTGATTGAGCTTGCTCATGCCGAAAACTACAAGATTCATACTCATTTGTCCGAAACGACAACCGAAGTCAAGAATTGCGAGGAAAAGTTCAAGTGTACTCCGGTGGAATTCTGGAAGCGCTTGGGCGGCTTGAATTCGAATTTCTCTGCAGCGCACTGTACGCATTTCACGGCTTCTGACCGCAAGATTTTTGCGGAATCAGGTGCAACCGCGATTCTGAATCCGTGCTCCAACATGAAGTTGAATAGCGGTATTCCGCAGGTTGCCGAAATGATCAAGGACGGCATGAAGCTTGGCCTTGGCACGGATGGAGATTCGTCGAACAACAATCTCGACATGCAAGAAGAAATGAAGACGATTGCACTCCTCGCGAAGTATCTTGGGACTGCGGAAACGCTCCCGGCCGAAGAGGCTCTCAAGATGGCAACTTACAATGTCGCGCAGTTCTTTGGAATCAATGCTGGCCGCATTGCGGAAGGCTATCATGCGGATTGCTTGCTCATAGACTTGAACAACGAACGCATGGTGCCGTGCTACAACATCTATAGCAACTGGGTTTATTCAGCAAATTCTAGTGCAATTGATTCCGTGATGTGCAATGGCAAGTTCGTGATGCGCGGTCGCCATGTCGATGGGGAAGAAGAAATCCTCCGCAATGCTCGTGAATGCGCCGCCCGCCTCGCTTCCAAATAG
- a CDS encoding CvpA family protein codes for MNWIDIACAACLLVFSVIGLWRGLLSSVFKLCGWVAAILGAYFAQDLFGDFFVRNFAFGDFAARLICTSIGFLIPFLLFSFIGHVVGDSIKNTIVGKTNRILGMVFGIIKATVVCFVLLTILHLLPVEGKLKSLRNEAVAYGLYKSSLEAMGYSSDEVNLRKMAKEKASELTKTITDKAKGSTEQAADSAKAAVKNAADSLSNKVSETAEKAKDAAIAAKDAAVKTFEESKSSSSTNSSSTAKK; via the coding sequence ATGAATTGGATAGATATAGCATGCGCGGCTTGCTTACTCGTGTTCAGTGTCATCGGCTTATGGCGTGGACTATTAAGCAGCGTGTTTAAGCTTTGCGGTTGGGTGGCAGCAATTTTAGGCGCCTACTTTGCCCAAGATCTTTTTGGCGATTTTTTCGTGCGCAACTTTGCCTTTGGAGATTTCGCGGCGCGCCTCATCTGCACAAGCATCGGTTTTCTAATTCCATTCCTTTTATTTTCGTTTATCGGCCATGTTGTCGGCGATTCCATCAAGAACACAATCGTCGGAAAGACGAACCGCATTCTCGGAATGGTATTCGGCATCATCAAGGCAACTGTGGTCTGCTTTGTATTGCTTACCATTTTACACTTGCTTCCCGTCGAAGGAAAACTGAAATCACTGAGAAACGAAGCCGTAGCCTACGGCCTTTACAAGTCTTCTCTTGAAGCCATGGGATACTCCTCTGATGAAGTTAATCTCCGCAAGATGGCTAAAGAAAAAGCAAGCGAACTTACAAAGACCATTACAGACAAAGCAAAAGGTTCAACGGAACAAGCCGCCGATAGTGCAAAGGCCGCCGTCAAAAACGCAGCGGACAGCCTCTCAAATAAAGTTAGCGAAACAGCCGAGAAGGCCAAAGACGCCGCTATCGCTGCTAAGGATGCCGCAGTCAAGACGTTTGAAGAAAGCAAGTCTAGTTCATCGACAAATTCTTCAAGTACTGCTAAGAAGTAA